GACCGCGGCGCCCGGCAACGGTGCGGCGATCGGCGGCCTCAAGGTCACCACGAAGAACGCGTGGTTCGCGGCGCGCCCGTCGGGCACGGAGAACGTCTACAAGGTCTACGCCGAGTCGTTCGTCTCGGCCGAGCACCTCGCGCAGGTGCAGGAGGAGGCCAAGCAGGTCGTCTCCGACGCGCTCGCCTGACAGCGCCTCCAGGGGCCGAGGGCCGGTGCGCACGATCCGTGCGCACCGGCCCTCGGCCGTTCCTGGAACGGTGACGCTCAGCCGGGGAACGCCTGCTGGACGGCCGCGGTGAGCCGGTCGAGGCGCGGGGCCGCGATGGTCCAGCGCTGCCACACGAGCCGTCGCTCGACAGGCTCGAGCCCTGGCACGGGGACGAGCTCGGGGGCGGCCTCGACCTGGCTGTCGAGGAGCATGCCCCACCCCATGCCGGCCCGGACGGCGGTCGCGAAGGCGCTCGGGCTCGGCACGGCGGGGCCGCGCCCGGCGCGCGGCAGGCCCGCTGCGGCGAGCGCGGCGTCCTGCAGCTCGTCCTTCGTGTCGAAGCGCACGACCGGGAGGCGTGGCACGTGGTTGGGCCTGCGCACCGCGTAGCGCTCGAGCAGGTCGGGGTGGACGCGCGGGCTGTACCGCACGACGCCGAGGGGTTCGGCGCGGCAGCCGGGCGCGGCGACGGGGTCGGTCGAGACGGCGGCCATGACGGTGCCGCTGCGCAGGAGGTCGACGGCGTGCGCCTCGTCGTCGGACACGACCTGCAGGTAGGTGTCTGACCACGAGCCGGCGGCGACGAGGACGTGCCGGAACCAGGTGTCGAGGGAGTCCGCGTTGACGGCGACGGTCAGCGGCACCGGTTCGCCGTCACCCGGGACCCCGCCGAGCTCGTCGGCCAGCTCGGCTGCGAGCAGCGCCTGCTGGCGGGCGTGGCGCAGGACGGGTGCACCGTCGTCGGTCACCGTCGACGGGGTGCCGCGACGCACGAGGATGCGACCGAGGGAAGCCTCGAGCGCGCGGATGCGCTGGCTCACGGCCGACGTGCTCACGCCCAGGACGTTGGCGGCGCCCTCGAACGAACCTTCGTCGGCGATCGCAGCGAGCGCGGCGAGCTGATCAGGGCTGATGAAGGTCTGCTTCACGATGTGAAGATTATCGCGTTCGCCTTCACGCTGTGAGCGTGCCTAGCCTCGCCCTGTGAACACCGCCCTCACCGCCCTGACGACCGGCTTCCTCGCGAGTCTGGGCCTCATCGCCGCGATCGGCGCCCAGAACGCCTGGGTGCTGCGGCAAGCCCTGCGCCGCGAGCACGTCGCGATCGTCGTCGGGATCTGCGTCGCGTGCGACATCGCGCTCATGGCGGCCGGCACGGCCGGCATCGGCGCGCTGCGGACCGCCGCGCCCTGGGTGCTCGAGGTGTTGCGCTGGGGCGGCGTCGTCTACCTCCTCGCGTTCGCAGCGACGTCGCTGAGGTCCGCCCTCAAGCCCCACCAGGGGCTCGTCGCGAGCGAGCCGCGCCCCGCGCACTCGGCCGCGCTCACGACCCTCGCCGTCACCCTGCTCAACCCCCACGTCTACCTCGACACGCTCGTCATGCTCGGGACGGTCACCAACAGCTTCGGGCACCTGCGCTGGGTCGCCGCCGCGGGCGCGATGGCCGCGAGCGCCGTCTGGTTCTCGCTCCTCGGGGTCGGCGCCCGCGCCCTGTCAGGAGTCCTCGACCGTCCGACGACGTGGCGCGTGATCGACGGCCTCGTCGGCGTCGTCATGATCGGCATCGCGATCCGGCTCGCGGTCGGCTGACGGGTGGCCGATCTCACCACCGACGAGCGCAGACGCGGTGAGAGAATGGCGCAATGGCATTCGGCGGGCCCTACCGGGCGATCCTTGCGCGCCCTGGCGCAGCACAGTTCTCGATCTCGGGGCTGATCTCCCGCTTCCCGATGTCCATGGTGGGCATCGGCATCGTGCTGATGATCCAGGGCCTCTACGGGTCCTACGAGCTCGCCGGCCGCGTCTCCGCGGTCTACGTCCTGTCGCAGGCCGTGTGCGGCCCGCAGATCGCCCGCCTCATCGACCGTCACGGGCAGGCGCGTGTCATGCGCCCGCTCCTCGCCGTCTCCGCGTCAGGCATCACGCTCCTCATGATCGCCGCCGTCGCGATCGCGCCGTCGTGGGCGCTGTACGTGATCGCTGCGCTCGCCGGCTCGACGATCGGCTCGATGGGCACGCTCGTGCGCGCGCGGTGGACGCTCCTGCTCGACGACCCGCACGACATGCACACCGCCTACTCCCTCGAGGCCGCTCTCGACGAGCTCGTGTTCGTCCTGGGCCCGGTGCTCGCGACGTGGCTCGCCACCTCGGTCACGCCCTGGGCGGGGCTCGTGTTCCCGATCGTGACGATGCTCGTCGGCGGCTACTGGTTCCTGTCGCTCAAGGACACCGAGCCGACGCCGGTCCCGCAGACGCGGGCCGAGCGCCCGCCGAGCGTGCTGCGGTTCGGCGCGATGATCATGCTCGTCCTCGTGTTCGTCGCGCTCGGCGGCGTCTTCGGCGCGGGCGACGTCGCGACGATCGCATTCGCCGAGTCGCTCGGCCAGAAGACCTCGGCGGGCATCGTGCTCGCCGTCTTCGCCGCCGGCTCCTTCGTGTCGGGCCTCTGGTACGGGTCGCGGCGCTGGGTGGCCCCGCTGTGGGCTCGGTTCACCGTGACGATGCTCGCGCTCGCGGCCGGGGTGTCGCTGTTCCCCCTCGTGAACTCGCTCGTGGCGCTCGCCGCGGTCATGTTCGTCACGGGCCTGACGATCGCGCCGTCGCTCATCGGTGGCAACGGGCTCGTGCAGCTCATCGTCCCGCCCGCGCAGCTCACCGAAGGCCTCACGTACGTGGGGACGGCGCTCGGCGTGGGCGTGTCGTTCGGGTCGTCGATCGCGGGCTCGCGGATCGACGCGGCGGGCCCGCACGCGGGCTTCATGGTTGCGATCGTGTGCGCCGGGACGGGAGCGCTGCTCGTGCTCGCCTCGATGCGCATCCTCAAGCGGTCGAGCGCGCGACAGGTGCCCGACGGCGCGGCCTGACCGGCTCGCTCCGACGCCCGTCCCGTGATCGAGCGGGGCGGGCGTCGCTGCATCTGCCGTCGTTCAGGCCTGGCGCAACCGGGACTTTCCGGGCACGGTGTCTACATGTCGCACCCGCATGATCCCTAGTTTGGAAAGTTGCTAGCCTGGCTAGCCTTTTTGGGCTAATGTGTGCCGTACCCGAGACGCAGGAGCAGCAGCCATGGTCACCGTCACCGCCCCGAGCCTCACCGCATCGCAGGCCCGACCCACCGCCCAGGCCACCCCCCGCGAGGCGTTCTTCGCCGCAGGCGAGGCACACGCCGAGCTTCTCGACCCGCCAGACACGACCTACCGCACCCTGTGGGAGGCCATGCGCCACGCCGCCGCCGGTGGCAAGGGCGCCCGCCCCCAGCTCGTCACCCGCACCTACCAGGCGCTCGGCGGCACCGACCTCGAGGTCGCCGCGCACGTCGGCGACGCGGTCGAGCTGCTGCACGGCGCGTTCGTCATGCACGACGACGTGATCGACCACGACACGATCCGTCGCGGCCGCCTCAACGTCAGCGGGATGTTCGCCCGCCGCGCCCGCGCCGCCGGCGCGTCCCCCCAGGCCGCTGCGACCTTCGGCGACGCCGCCGGGATCCTCGCCGGCGACCTCGCGATCAGCGGCGCCATCACCGCCGTCGCCCGCACCAAGGCTCCCCCGCACGTGATCACCGCGCTCCTCGACCTCTTCGAGGAGGCCATCCGCACGACCGCCGCAGGCGAGCTCGAGGACGTCGAGCTCAGCCTCGGCATCCTCGAGCCGACGCTCGAGCAGGTCCTCAAGATGGAGGAGCGCAAGACCGCGGTCTACTCGTTCGTGCTCCCCCTCCAGGCCGCCGCGACCCTCGTCGACTCCGAGCGCGCGACCACCGTGCTGCCGATCCTCGACCTGCTCGGCCGCCACCTCGGCCTCGCCTTCCAGCTGCAGGACGACGTGCTCGGCACGTTCGGCGACCCGGCGCACACCGGCAAGTCCAACCTCACCGACCTGCGCGAGGGCAAGCACACGCCGATCATCGCGCACGCCCGCACGACCGGCGCCTGGGAGAGCATCGCGCCGTTCCACGGCGCCGCCGACCTCGACGAGCAGGGGGCCGCGATCGCGCGCAGCGCCCTCGAGGCGTGCGGCTCGCGCGCGTTCGTCGAGGCGCTCGCGTTCGACCACATGGCCGCCGCCCGCGCCCTCGCGCGTGCCGCGTGCCTGCCCCACGACCTCGTCGAGTGGATCGGCGCCCTCCCCTCGCGGGCGGCCCGGCAGTCGCGCGCCGCATGACCGCCGCAGACAGAGCCCGGTACGACGACGCCGCCCTGCGGGCGAGCGCAACCATCATCGACGCCTACTCGACGAGCTTCGGGCGAGCCGCCCGCATGCTCGCCGAGCCCGTGCGCACGCAGGTGCGCAGCATCTACGGCCTCGTGCGCCTCGCCGACGAGATCGTCGACGGCGCGTTCGACGGCACGACAGTCGAGGACCGCCGGGAGCTGCTCGACGACCTCGAGGCCGAGGCGTCCCGCGCCGTCGAGCGCGGCTACTCCACGAACCTCACCGTGCACGCCTTCGCCCTGACCGCGCGCGCCGCCGGCATCGACGCCGAGCTCACGCAGCCGTTCTTCGAGTCGATGCGCACCGACCTCGCGCGCACCGAGCACGACGCGTCGTCGCTCGGCGCGTACGTGCACGGCTCCGCCGAGGTCGTCGGGCTCATGTGCCTGCGCGTGTTCCTCCTCGACACTCCTGGCGACGCCGCCGACCGCCAGGCCCGCTACGAGCACCTCGCCCCCGGCGCGGTCGCGCTCGGCGCCGCGTTCCAGAAGGTCAACTTCCTGCGCGACCTCGCCGCCGACCGTGCCGAGCTCGGACGCAACTACCTCCAGGTCGCTCCGACGCGCCTGACCGACGCCGAGCGCGACCGCATCCTCGACGACATCGACGCCGACCTCGCGCTCGCCCGCCAGACGATCGGCGAGCTGCCGCGCTCGTGCCGTCGGGGCGTCCTCGCCGCGCACGCGCTCTTCGCCGCCCTGTCCCACCAGCTCCGCCGCACCCCCGCCGCGACGATCGCCGCGCGCCGCGTGCGCGTGCCCACCCGCACCAAGGTCGCCGTGCTCGCCCGCGTCGCCCTCGTCGACGCCCGCCTCGGCCGTACCCGGGAGGTGACACCGTGACCCGCAGCCGCGTCGTCGTCGTCGGCGCCGGCATCGCCGGACTCGCCACCGCCGCGCTCCTCGCGCGCGACGGGCACGACGTCGAGGTGATCGAGCGTCGCGACAGCGTCGGCGGGCGCTGCGGCGTCTGGGAGTCTGACGGCTTCGTGTTCGACACGGGCCCGTCCTGGTACCTCATGCCCGAGGTGTTCGACCACTTCTTCGAGCTCATGGGCACGTCCGCCGCGCACGAGCTCGACCTGGTCCGCCTCGACCCGGCGTACCGGGTCATCACGGAGGACGACGCGACGATGTGCCGGGCGCCGCTCGACGTGCGCTCGGACCTGGAGGACTCAGTCACCCTGTTCGAGAGCGTCGAGGCTGGCGCGGGCGAACGCCTCCGGAAGTACCTCGGTCTCGCGCGCGAGGCCTACGAGCTGGCAGTGCAGCGCTTCCTGTACACGAGCTTCCAGTCGCTGCGGCCGCTCGCGACCCGCGAGGTCCTGCGCCGCACGGGCACCCTCCTGTCCCTGCTGCTGCGCCCTCTCGACAAGCACGTCGCACGCTCCTTCACCGACCCGCGTCTGCGGCAGGTGCTCGGCTACCCGGCGGTCTTCCTCGGCACGAGCCCCGACCGCGCGCCGAGCATGTACCACCTGATGAGCCACCTCGACCTGGCCGACGGCGTGCTCTACCCGCAGGGCGGCTTCGGCACCGTGATCGACGCCGTCCGCAAGGTCGCGCTCGAGGCCGGCGTCTCGATCGTCACCGGCACCGAGGTCACCGCCGTCCTGACCCGCGAGGGCCGCAGCCCGGGCGCGTCCAGCCGCACGTCACGCACGGGCCGCGCGTACGTGACCGGTGTCGAGGTGCGCGACGCCGAGGGGACGCACCTCGTCCCGGCCGACGTCGTCGTCGGAGCAGGCGATCTGCACCACCTCGAGACGCGCCTGCTCCCCGAGAAGCTCCAGACCTACCCCGAGCGCTGGTGGGCGGGCCGCGACCCTGGTCCCGGAGCTGTCCTCGTGCA
This genomic window from Flavimobilis soli contains:
- a CDS encoding LysE/ArgO family amino acid transporter; this encodes MNTALTALTTGFLASLGLIAAIGAQNAWVLRQALRREHVAIVVGICVACDIALMAAGTAGIGALRTAAPWVLEVLRWGGVVYLLAFAATSLRSALKPHQGLVASEPRPAHSAALTTLAVTLLNPHVYLDTLVMLGTVTNSFGHLRWVAAAGAMAASAVWFSLLGVGARALSGVLDRPTTWRVIDGLVGVVMIGIAIRLAVG
- a CDS encoding phytoene/squalene synthase family protein, producing MTAADRARYDDAALRASATIIDAYSTSFGRAARMLAEPVRTQVRSIYGLVRLADEIVDGAFDGTTVEDRRELLDDLEAEASRAVERGYSTNLTVHAFALTARAAGIDAELTQPFFESMRTDLARTEHDASSLGAYVHGSAEVVGLMCLRVFLLDTPGDAADRQARYEHLAPGAVALGAAFQKVNFLRDLAADRAELGRNYLQVAPTRLTDAERDRILDDIDADLALARQTIGELPRSCRRGVLAAHALFAALSHQLRRTPAATIAARRVRVPTRTKVAVLARVALVDARLGRTREVTP
- a CDS encoding ArgP/LysG family DNA-binding transcriptional regulator, coding for MKQTFISPDQLAALAAIADEGSFEGAANVLGVSTSAVSQRIRALEASLGRILVRRGTPSTVTDDGAPVLRHARQQALLAAELADELGGVPGDGEPVPLTVAVNADSLDTWFRHVLVAAGSWSDTYLQVVSDDEAHAVDLLRSGTVMAAVSTDPVAAPGCRAEPLGVVRYSPRVHPDLLERYAVRRPNHVPRLPVVRFDTKDELQDAALAAAGLPRAGRGPAVPSPSAFATAVRAGMGWGMLLDSQVEAAPELVPVPGLEPVERRLVWQRWTIAAPRLDRLTAAVQQAFPG
- a CDS encoding polyprenyl synthetase family protein is translated as MVTVTAPSLTASQARPTAQATPREAFFAAGEAHAELLDPPDTTYRTLWEAMRHAAAGGKGARPQLVTRTYQALGGTDLEVAAHVGDAVELLHGAFVMHDDVIDHDTIRRGRLNVSGMFARRARAAGASPQAAATFGDAAGILAGDLAISGAITAVARTKAPPHVITALLDLFEEAIRTTAAGELEDVELSLGILEPTLEQVLKMEERKTAVYSFVLPLQAAATLVDSERATTVLPILDLLGRHLGLAFQLQDDVLGTFGDPAHTGKSNLTDLREGKHTPIIAHARTTGAWESIAPFHGAADLDEQGAAIARSALEACGSRAFVEALAFDHMAAARALARAACLPHDLVEWIGALPSRAARQSRAA
- the crtI gene encoding phytoene desaturase family protein; the encoded protein is MTRSRVVVVGAGIAGLATAALLARDGHDVEVIERRDSVGGRCGVWESDGFVFDTGPSWYLMPEVFDHFFELMGTSAAHELDLVRLDPAYRVITEDDATMCRAPLDVRSDLEDSVTLFESVEAGAGERLRKYLGLAREAYELAVQRFLYTSFQSLRPLATREVLRRTGTLLSLLLRPLDKHVARSFTDPRLRQVLGYPAVFLGTSPDRAPSMYHLMSHLDLADGVLYPQGGFGTVIDAVRKVALEAGVSIVTGTEVTAVLTREGRSPGASSRTSRTGRAYVTGVEVRDAEGTHLVPADVVVGAGDLHHLETRLLPEKLQTYPERWWAGRDPGPGAVLVHLGVRGELPRFIHHTLLFTSDWDANFDAVYGKNPRVPDPASLYVCTPSRTDPSVAPEGHENLFILVPVPADPVDGPSLGRGGIGGAGDETVERVADAAIAQVAAWTGVTDLAERIVLRRTVGPGDFATDLLSWRGGALGPAHTLRQSAMLRGRNASRHVDGLLYAGGSTIPGIGLPMCLISAEIALKRLRGDTSTGPLPANTLRHRPPVTPGRPA
- a CDS encoding MFS transporter encodes the protein MAFGGPYRAILARPGAAQFSISGLISRFPMSMVGIGIVLMIQGLYGSYELAGRVSAVYVLSQAVCGPQIARLIDRHGQARVMRPLLAVSASGITLLMIAAVAIAPSWALYVIAALAGSTIGSMGTLVRARWTLLLDDPHDMHTAYSLEAALDELVFVLGPVLATWLATSVTPWAGLVFPIVTMLVGGYWFLSLKDTEPTPVPQTRAERPPSVLRFGAMIMLVLVFVALGGVFGAGDVATIAFAESLGQKTSAGIVLAVFAAGSFVSGLWYGSRRWVAPLWARFTVTMLALAAGVSLFPLVNSLVALAAVMFVTGLTIAPSLIGGNGLVQLIVPPAQLTEGLTYVGTALGVGVSFGSSIAGSRIDAAGPHAGFMVAIVCAGTGALLVLASMRILKRSSARQVPDGAA